A single region of the Bdellovibrio sp. GT3 genome encodes:
- a CDS encoding response regulator has translation MVLDTTSSTALEKQRIPRVLVIDDSLDSVKLMSHILDHYKCDVTMAFDGQDAIPLLASKPYDLVVLDWQMPQMGGRDTLLLMDRLLTEKKVNKIKKTIPVVIYTGHSEEELDLPLVRNFSYLGFINKRQAFSSMMRSFNFILRSI, from the coding sequence ATGGTGTTAGATACCACTTCTTCAACAGCTTTAGAAAAACAACGCATTCCCCGCGTGCTTGTGATCGATGACAGCCTGGATTCCGTAAAGCTGATGTCCCATATTTTGGATCACTACAAATGCGACGTCACAATGGCGTTTGACGGACAGGATGCCATCCCTCTGCTTGCAAGCAAACCCTATGACCTTGTGGTTTTGGATTGGCAAATGCCGCAAATGGGTGGACGCGACACTCTTTTATTGATGGACCGCTTGTTAACTGAAAAGAAAGTTAACAAAATCAAAAAGACGATCCCGGTAGTTATTTACACTGGGCACAGCGAGGAAGAGTTGGACTTACCATTAGTTAGAAACTTTTCTTATCTGGGCTTCATAAATAAGCGTCAGGCGTTCAGTTCCATGATGCGCTCGTTCAACTTCATACTCCGATCTATTTAA